One Delphinus delphis chromosome 3, mDelDel1.2, whole genome shotgun sequence genomic region harbors:
- the ELOVL7 gene encoding very long chain fatty acid elongase 7 isoform X1: MAFSDLTSRTVRLYGNWIKDADPRVEDWLLMSSPLPQTVILGLYVYFVTSLGPKLMENRKPFELKKAMITYNFFIVLFSVYMCYEFVMSGWGTGYSFRCEIVDYSRSPTALRMARTCWLYYFSKFIELLDTIFFVLRKKNSQVTFLHVFHHTIMPWTWWFGVKFAAGGLGTFHAFLNTAVHVVMYSYYGLCALGPAYQKYLWWKKYLTSLQLVQFVIVTIHIGQFFFMEDCKYQFPVFLYIIMSYGCIFLLLFLHFWYRAYTKGQRLPKTVKNGICKNKDH, translated from the exons ATCCAAGAGTTGAAGACTGGCTCCTCATGTCCTCGCCTCTGCCACAAACTGTCATCCTGGGACTCTATGTCTATTTTGTCACATCCCTGGGACCAAAGCTCATGGAGAATCGAAAGCCCTTTGAACTCAAGAAAGCGATGATAACGTACAATTTTTTCATAGTACTcttttctgtgtatatgtgttaTGAG TTTGTGATGTCTGGCTGGGGTACAGGTTATTCCTTTCGATGTGAAATTGTTGACTATTCACGCTCGCCTACAGCATTGAGG ATGGCACGCACCTGCTGGCTTTATTACTTCTCcaaatttattgagctcttagATACT aTCTTTTTTGTTCTGCGTAAGAAAAATAGTCAAGTGACTTTCCTGCATGTCTTCCATCATACCATCATGCCATGGACCTGGTGGTTTGGAGTCAAATTTGCCGCAG gtGGTTTGGGAACATTCCATGCCTTTCTAAATACAGCCGTACATGTAGTCATGTATTCCTACTATGGACTGTGTGCATTGGGACCAGCCTACCAGAAGTATTTGTGgtggaaaaagtatttgacatcATTACAGCTT GTCCAGTTCGTTATTGTCACTATACACATAGGCCAGTTTTTTTTCATGGAGGATTGCAAGTACCAGTTTCCAGTCTTTCTGTACATCATTATGAGTTACGGGTGCATCTTTCTGCTGCTCTTTCTCCATTTTTGGTACCGTGCTTACACCAAAGGTCAGAGGCTACCCAAAACAGTGAAAAATGGAATCTGCAAAAACAAAGATCACTGA
- the ELOVL7 gene encoding very long chain fatty acid elongase 7 isoform X2 translates to MSGWGTGYSFRCEIVDYSRSPTALRMARTCWLYYFSKFIELLDTIFFVLRKKNSQVTFLHVFHHTIMPWTWWFGVKFAAGGLGTFHAFLNTAVHVVMYSYYGLCALGPAYQKYLWWKKYLTSLQLVQFVIVTIHIGQFFFMEDCKYQFPVFLYIIMSYGCIFLLLFLHFWYRAYTKGQRLPKTVKNGICKNKDH, encoded by the exons ATGTCTGGCTGGGGTACAGGTTATTCCTTTCGATGTGAAATTGTTGACTATTCACGCTCGCCTACAGCATTGAGG ATGGCACGCACCTGCTGGCTTTATTACTTCTCcaaatttattgagctcttagATACT aTCTTTTTTGTTCTGCGTAAGAAAAATAGTCAAGTGACTTTCCTGCATGTCTTCCATCATACCATCATGCCATGGACCTGGTGGTTTGGAGTCAAATTTGCCGCAG gtGGTTTGGGAACATTCCATGCCTTTCTAAATACAGCCGTACATGTAGTCATGTATTCCTACTATGGACTGTGTGCATTGGGACCAGCCTACCAGAAGTATTTGTGgtggaaaaagtatttgacatcATTACAGCTT GTCCAGTTCGTTATTGTCACTATACACATAGGCCAGTTTTTTTTCATGGAGGATTGCAAGTACCAGTTTCCAGTCTTTCTGTACATCATTATGAGTTACGGGTGCATCTTTCTGCTGCTCTTTCTCCATTTTTGGTACCGTGCTTACACCAAAGGTCAGAGGCTACCCAAAACAGTGAAAAATGGAATCTGCAAAAACAAAGATCACTGA